Within the Glycine max cultivar Williams 82 chromosome 12, Glycine_max_v4.0, whole genome shotgun sequence genome, the region ACGTATCTGAAGCCTGGATTGCCACCATCCAGTTTTCCATCCTGACGCTGTTTCCTGTGGAATGGAAGTATGATGAGGGCAATCATCAAGTCCTCTGCTAAGACGCAGATATTCTTTGCCATGTTAGTGATTGTTGACACTGCCAGTGATCTTTTGAATGTAATCCCATCGCCATCTCTATCTACATAGGCTTGAAAGGAGCTGGTTACTTGTTCTCTTATCTCTGTCACTTCCTTGTCTTTTATAGTTGTTGTATGCACTCCTTCACCACTCTCCATTGTTGCTGCTATTTGATCAGTTAATTCAATAATTTCTGCAACATATACCAGAATACCAGAGTCTGCTGACCCCCTTGAGATCTCCATGAAGTTGATGGAAGCAGGAACATTATCAAGTCCGTGAAGGCACAAGAATATCCTTAGCTCACTTAATGGGTCCAGTAATTGGAGGGCGTTGCTGTGAGTAGGTGCCCTTTTCCTGGCACGTTTGATGATTTGTGCCACGACTATGGGGGCATGCaccaatgttaaaaatattgtaattacCGAAATAATGCCGGAGGAGGAAGTAGTGGCGGTGCCACAACTCAGCTGGTAATACAAGAGAAGGACAAACAAAACCATGAGATTGATGATTCATTCATTGCTTCACATGATTTTCTgttataattatgaaaaaaaaaaaggttacatCTTTCTGCTGCATGCATCTTTCGTTCAACAATTAGGGTCAAGGGCGCTGGTTAatgaatcaataaataaaaagtttttgttGAAGATTACATTGGAAATAAGGGAGAGAGTGTACTGTTACATTTCCTATCAAAAAACTTTCCACTTTTGATTTCTTAACCAGTGTCCTAGGTTAGCATTTTCCTAACAATTAGTACTAATGCGCAGTGCATGCATGGTGCTGCATGTATAGTAGTATTAGTACAAGATTCAACTGCTGCTGTATTTGCATAATTGGTTTTAGCTCATGACTCAATATCCCTTGGAGTAGGAAGTGGAAACGTGAACATCTATCAAAAAAGTTACCACTTACCTCACCACACTAGCTAGTGCTAGAAACTTGAATTGACATACACATGCATGAAGATAAAGGCCAAAGGGAAAAGGCGATGCGATgcaagtaattggtgaagataGAGAGAAAATGAGGATAATACTTGCCCCTTTGATAGCCATGTAGATTTGAAAATGGCCCTTGGTGATAAGGAGCAATCCGATTGCAATTGATTCTGGCCAGTGAAAGCCAAGCAGTGCCCCAGCAACAAGTGTGCCAACAACTTTACCCACGACCACTATGGCAATGGGTAAAATCACTCTTAGCCACGTTGTAGGGTCTCCAGGGTCGAATTTGGTGATATCAGCCACATACCCCATCCACAAGAAGAAGACGGGAAAGAAGATGGTTGTCAAGAGAGAGTTGATTTTGCTGACAACCCATTTGGAAACTCTACCCTCCCTGGGTAAACATATCCCTGTCATAAACGCACTTAGAACCGGACTATAGTCGTATAGAGTTGAGGAGGCACAAATCATTACCACGAAGGCAATTGACAGTATCAGGTGTGATCCTTTCATGGGTTTCCCTTCAGGGTTTTCATTGTTCACCCATGCCATAAATACTGGCGAAACCACCGCTGTGAACATCGTCTGTGCTACAATTACAATGCTCACTGTGATGATGGTCAGCAGAGTCTTGTCTTTTTTAGTGCCAATGCAATAAGCATCCGATGGCATGAAAATGTAGCCAACTGAAAGAAGCAATGAGCAGAGGAAATCCGAGTGCATCCCGGCACCTATGACAAGGCTTCCAATGTCTGATTTTCCTATTTTGAGGCTGGTTATTAGACGCGTGAGAACGGGAGACGCCGTGCTGGAGACAAGAGCAGAGAGGGAGAGGGTGAATGCTAATCCATGTTGGTGTGTGAAGTAACGGAAGAGTGGTGTCATGGAACAGCATATGATGAAAGTGCACAATATTGCTGCATAAGCAACTTGAGCATCCTTTGTTGGTCTCTTGAAGAGCATGTAAGGATCCATCTCTATACCCAAAGCAAACATGTAACACATCATGCCAAAATCAATGATAAATCCAAAGGTCTTGTTGAATTCTTCATATAGTTCACGTAAAAAAGGTATGTTCCCCATAATTAGTCCTACCTGCATAACATAACGCAACTAGTATATATCAGAAACTTCATTTTTCATCATCAGTACTTTTCTTTCGTTCTTTCTGCATCACCAGAGAGCTTACCATTATGTCAGAAGCAACGCGAGGTTGTGAATAAGGCTTTAGTAGGAAATGTGCACCATTGCATGCAACCACCATGGCCATGAACACAAGGAAATTTTTGCCTAATTGAAGTATAAGGTAGCCTAGCTTTTCTGAACATTGCGTTATCGCTATTGCCATGTCGATCGAGGCTTGGCTTGATTAGATATCTATGTTAATGTTTGTGTATATCTATTATcttggttttctttttctccaacTTACCATGTACAATCTCATCTCCAAGCACGCAAtttttccttctcatttttgttttgtttacgaTAATCAATTGTCGCCAATTTTTGGCAAAAGTCTTTGGGAGAAGCGTGTGGTCCTGATTCATGGCTTACTTTCAGGAGACAATGGAGGAAATCTCTCCCAAGTATAAGACATATGTAGACACTGAACGAGGATGGTAATAAACCGGAAAACATGGTTAAATCACAAATGTTCTATTAAATCTCCATATCTAATTATTTGTATATCTATAAGCACATATTATATGTAAATGCaaagatattaaaattcaatGAAAGCTCATGCAATACCACCAACCAAAGGTGTTCCAATTTTAGTAGTTCttctaaaataacttttttggtACTCTTGCAACAAGCGTTAGCTCCGATTGCATTCCCACTCCGTCCGAGtgtgtaaatttttatatagaaaaaataaaagcatagcCTCTTTTCTTGCATTTTGTAAAGATTGAAAAAACCAACCTATTGACATCTCAtatttggaaataaaataaaaaagaagctaTCCAAATAATGCCATTATGTTTATGCACTCTAATTCCAATCAAATGGgaatgatatgatttttttatacgaAAAAATAGgcaagaaaaatgtttataaagACACTTACGAATTATCCATTAATAAATGAAACAATTAAATTGATTCctaaattttaacaataaattattttatccctGAAAATAGGaatgaaattttagtttttgaaactAACAACTATTAGTTATTTTGGTTTTCGGCGTTAAGGTTCTATAATTTGGATCTCTAACTTCAATAACTATATGTCATTTTAGTTCATGATTTTTATCCGCTtaagatatttttgttatatactcTCAAACAAttgttaaatatgatttttaagttgATCATTATAAATTCAGTAAATTATCATGtatgaaaaatttatctaaataataTATGTGTGATATGAATTGTCATCTTACCATAAACTATCATATGATAaagttattaacttttttaataattattttgattatataaaaatcaattaattaattaacagtaTAACTCCCTAGCCTTGTGCTTCCTTTAGTGTCAACCTAGTTGAAATTATAACAAACATTTGGCATCAACTTAGTGTCCCCTTTTGCTTAAAAGATagtataaaaacttttataatttatggttcctctatcatttttataagattatttctAGAAAGTTGTTTGtctttttataagatattttttaatttttagaagcattaattattattttaaagtattgttaaattaacaatgttttaacaaaaaattaataaaagctataaattaatgaaaacatcTTTTTTTCCATTATGAAGATTAGAGAATCCACACATCTAAATAATTAACGAAAGCAACTTTTTCTTTGTGTTTATCAAGATTGGAGAATTTACTTATCAATATTAACTGGATGAGAAATAATTGAGTGAAAAAAATAGATGATtagtttaaaaacaattaaggaTAATTTTAAATGAACTACTTTTTTTAAGAGGATGTATGAATGAATTGAAATAGTCTCTTAGAAAAGAGGGAGTCACATCTGCCTTTGAACTTAAAGTCAACTCCTCTAGTTAATTAAGTTGAAATAATCATATATCACTTGATTt harbors:
- the LOC100815945 gene encoding cation/H(+) antiporter 28, producing the protein MAIAITQCSEKLGYLILQLGKNFLVFMAMVVACNGAHFLLKPYSQPRVASDIMVGLIMGNIPFLRELYEEFNKTFGFIIDFGMMCYMFALGIEMDPYMLFKRPTKDAQVAYAAILCTFIICCSMTPLFRYFTHQHGLAFTLSLSALVSSTASPVLTRLITSLKIGKSDIGSLVIGAGMHSDFLCSLLLSVGYIFMPSDAYCIGTKKDKTLLTIITVSIVIVAQTMFTAVVSPVFMAWVNNENPEGKPMKGSHLILSIAFVVMICASSTLYDYSPVLSAFMTGICLPREGRVSKWVVSKINSLLTTIFFPVFFLWMGYVADITKFDPGDPTTWLRVILPIAIVVVGKVVGTLVAGALLGFHWPESIAIGLLLITKGHFQIYMAIKGLSCGTATTSSSGIISVITIFLTLVHAPIVVAQIIKRARKRAPTHSNALQLLDPLSELRIFLCLHGLDNVPASINFMEISRGSADSGILVYVAEIIELTDQIAATMESGEGVHTTTIKDKEVTEIREQVTSSFQAYVDRDGDGITFKRSLAVSTITNMAKNICVLAEDLMIALIILPFHRKQRQDGKLDGGNPGFRYVNRKLLKSAPCSVGILVNRGFGSIEKISRFEALLKVAVIFIGGKDDREALAYVGRVAWHPGVKVIVIRFLVDTNEESSRLAAHRVTLTEQEEEMGLDDECFAQFYERYIVGGRISYMEKHLANASETFSTLRSFEGQYSLVIVGREGGANSILTKGMNDWQQCPELGPIGDVLSGPDFSTSVSVLIIQQHKLRGELDGLDEEFSIM